A genomic window from Bacillus oleivorans includes:
- a CDS encoding DUF58 domain-containing protein, translating to MKKWKPYFLTFSKLFILLLLSAVVFSYAMFQGGFVSWFLFYSFLPFALYSFVLVFYPIRDFKVERVISHKERLAGESLPIRLIITRRIPIPLFYLIMEEQVSEKTSKRFNHTSLKSLVIPGFRKHIEVAFTIHHIPRGEHEFTGIRMKVGDVLGLIEKEVIIPCESKVLIYAAYEDMIYRPVEHQYEQGTTSSNVKVQRDTSMAIGVRDYQPGDRFSWINWKATAKKNEIMTKEFEQRRSHDVMIILDRTPSNHFERVINYASSLTRAILKKGAQCGVTSVGMERTIIPIREGENHLQAIQFHLAKVEADCEQSFYQVLESERVRLLQLPIMMVLTSTINQGLIDEMRKLTLRNAQVILFVIKGKNERLTAQEAELRVQGAQGGLWIRFVHEGEFSESFVGVRRS from the coding sequence ATGAAAAAGTGGAAACCTTATTTCCTGACCTTTAGTAAGCTCTTTATTCTTTTACTTCTGTCTGCCGTTGTGTTCAGTTATGCGATGTTCCAAGGCGGATTTGTCAGCTGGTTTTTATTTTATAGTTTTCTGCCGTTTGCCCTATATTCATTTGTATTGGTCTTTTATCCAATCCGGGATTTTAAGGTGGAACGGGTCATTTCGCATAAGGAACGGTTAGCAGGTGAATCCCTGCCAATCCGGTTAATCATTACAAGGAGAATTCCCATCCCCTTGTTTTATTTGATAATGGAAGAGCAGGTATCTGAAAAAACATCCAAACGGTTTAACCACACCTCGTTAAAATCACTTGTTATTCCGGGATTTAGAAAACATATTGAAGTAGCCTTTACGATTCATCATATCCCAAGGGGAGAGCATGAATTTACAGGTATTCGGATGAAGGTTGGAGATGTATTAGGCCTTATTGAAAAAGAGGTTATCATTCCATGCGAAAGCAAGGTTCTCATCTATGCTGCATATGAAGATATGATTTACCGTCCGGTTGAACATCAATATGAGCAAGGGACGACATCCTCTAATGTAAAGGTTCAACGAGATACATCCATGGCGATTGGCGTAAGAGATTATCAGCCAGGAGACCGTTTTTCTTGGATTAACTGGAAAGCAACTGCGAAAAAGAATGAAATAATGACAAAGGAGTTCGAGCAAAGACGATCTCATGATGTCATGATTATTTTGGACCGAACTCCTTCTAATCATTTCGAAAGAGTTATTAATTACGCATCTTCTCTAACCCGTGCGATTCTGAAAAAAGGCGCCCAATGCGGGGTTACTTCGGTAGGGATGGAAAGAACAATCATTCCGATTCGTGAAGGGGAAAATCATCTTCAGGCAATTCAATTTCATCTGGCAAAAGTAGAAGCTGACTGTGAACAAAGCTTTTATCAAGTGTTAGAAAGCGAAAGAGTAAGACTGCTTCAGCTTCCGATCATGATGGTCCTTACATCTACTATTAATCAGGGACTTATCGATGAAATGAGAAAATTAACGCTGCGAAATGCACAAGTTATTCTCTTTGTCATAAAGGGCAAAAACGAAAGGCTAACAGCCCAGGAAGCCGAACTTAGAGTACAAGGTGCTCAAGGCGGACTTTGGATTCGCTTTGTCCATGAAGGCGAATTTAGTGAATCCTTTGTAGGGGTGAGGCGATCATGA
- a CDS encoding transglutaminaseTgpA domain-containing protein: MKKQYQLNWLTFILHIFGFLLLWEWIRPLEKIADTGDTHVFILFIGAGLLLFYLRIHWAVHLFISVIYILYTIYVLFPIQGVFSFWDWFPFYREDVFYNIKLIFQADWQAMSNPFRTTLFFIVLWLMIYLIHYWLVTRKRIFLFIFFTLIYITVLDTFSPYDAKGAIVRTVVIGFLTVGLLYFSRLLDREGISHKGRVFNKWAFSLALMVGFSTLVAIAAPKASPIWPDPVPYLEAYYKRGEDPGGLRKSGYSMDDSQLGGPYIADNTLVFQAEVDDTHYWRIETKDVYTGKGWIAAQPSSTIPFEGLDPVPLSIFPEESRGENERTAQIQFAQTFTQLVYPSGIKQVIDTNPNASFVLDPSVERITPLRNGNPTPITSAEYTYHMPLYSLSGMKAAQNTGGLSPDFVARYTQLPEALPSRVVDLAEEITADKTNWYDKAAAIRDYLRSGSYTYDQLNVAIPGEDDDYVDQFLFETFRGYCDNFSTSMVVLLRAADIPARWVKGFTEGTVSDYQSDGRIVYDIQNNNAHSWVEVYFPEVGWVPFEPTPGFSNNVTIDYDLETNLDDTETPELPETEKPETPTPEEEDQSSAGGGNGLTLSEIWDNIKTFVAAHVFWFIGGFIIAALIGLYLYKIRAKWLPRILFLRYRNKNDASSFMDSYVSLLRQFKRYGIKLEDGQTLRTYAKYIDSFFSTNDMSKITMVYESFVYGQNQEADFKELMKCWENLMKKTMA, from the coding sequence ATGAAAAAACAATACCAATTAAACTGGTTAACCTTTATCCTTCATATCTTTGGATTTTTACTTTTATGGGAATGGATTCGGCCGCTTGAAAAAATTGCCGATACTGGAGATACGCATGTATTTATCTTATTCATAGGCGCAGGGCTTCTGCTCTTTTATCTCCGGATTCATTGGGCCGTTCATTTATTCATTAGCGTTATTTATATTCTATATACGATTTATGTCCTGTTCCCAATCCAAGGAGTCTTTTCTTTTTGGGACTGGTTCCCTTTCTATCGGGAAGATGTCTTTTATAATATCAAGCTTATTTTCCAGGCGGATTGGCAAGCAATGTCTAACCCGTTCAGAACGACTTTATTCTTTATCGTATTGTGGCTAATGATTTACTTAATCCATTATTGGCTGGTGACAAGAAAAAGGATTTTTTTATTCATCTTCTTTACGTTAATCTATATCACCGTTTTAGATACGTTTTCACCGTATGATGCTAAAGGTGCAATCGTCAGAACCGTTGTCATTGGCTTTTTAACAGTGGGTCTGCTCTACTTCTCCAGGCTGCTGGATCGAGAAGGAATATCCCATAAAGGAAGAGTTTTTAATAAATGGGCATTTTCATTGGCATTAATGGTCGGGTTCAGTACATTAGTAGCCATTGCTGCACCGAAAGCGAGTCCAATTTGGCCTGACCCTGTTCCTTATCTAGAGGCATATTACAAACGAGGCGAAGACCCAGGCGGTTTAAGAAAATCTGGGTACTCTATGGATGATTCTCAGCTTGGTGGTCCTTACATCGCAGATAATACATTAGTTTTTCAAGCGGAAGTAGATGACACGCACTACTGGCGAATAGAAACAAAAGACGTGTACACGGGAAAAGGATGGATCGCAGCGCAGCCTTCGTCAACGATTCCATTCGAGGGTTTAGACCCTGTTCCGCTTTCCATTTTTCCTGAAGAAAGCCGCGGAGAAAATGAAAGAACAGCACAAATTCAGTTTGCACAGACGTTTACTCAGCTTGTATATCCTTCTGGAATAAAGCAAGTTATCGATACAAACCCAAATGCAAGTTTTGTGTTAGATCCGTCGGTAGAGCGGATCACTCCATTGCGGAATGGCAATCCAACACCGATTACTTCTGCCGAGTATACTTACCATATGCCATTATATAGTTTAAGTGGAATGAAAGCTGCACAAAACACAGGCGGATTATCACCTGATTTTGTAGCCCGATACACGCAGCTGCCTGAGGCGCTTCCATCGAGGGTGGTAGATCTGGCTGAAGAAATAACGGCAGATAAAACCAATTGGTACGACAAAGCGGCGGCGATCAGGGATTATTTGCGGAGCGGCAGTTACACTTATGACCAATTAAATGTCGCTATTCCTGGAGAGGATGACGATTATGTCGACCAATTTTTATTCGAAACATTCCGCGGGTACTGTGACAACTTTTCCACATCAATGGTAGTTCTTCTGCGGGCAGCAGACATTCCGGCACGTTGGGTAAAAGGTTTTACAGAAGGTACTGTTAGTGATTACCAATCAGATGGGCGAATTGTGTATGATATCCAAAACAATAATGCCCATTCCTGGGTAGAGGTTTATTTCCCTGAAGTAGGCTGGGTTCCGTTTGAGCCTACACCGGGATTCTCGAACAATGTAACGATAGATTACGATTTGGAAACTAATCTTGATGATACGGAAACACCTGAACTTCCAGAAACAGAAAAGCCTGAAACACCAACTCCTGAGGAAGAAGATCAATCTTCAGCAGGCGGAGGAAACGGTCTGACTTTAAGCGAGATTTGGGACAATATTAAGACGTTTGTTGCTGCACATGTATTCTGGTTCATAGGCGGTTTCATTATCGCAGCCCTAATCGGTTTGTATCTGTATAAGATCAGGGCTAAATGGCTGCCGCGGATTCTTTTCCTGAGGTATCGTAATAAAAATGATGCATCTTCCTTTATGGATTCTTACGTTTCTTTGCTTCGACAATTTAAGAGATATGGTATTAAATTAGAAGACGGACAAACGTTAAGAACCTATGCAAAATATATTGATTCTTTCTTCTCAACAAATGATATGTCCAAAATCACAATGGTTTATGAAAGTTTTGTTTACGGACAAAACCAAGAAGCAGATTTTAAGGAATTGATGAAATGTTGGGAAAATTTAATGAAAAAAACAATGGCTTGA
- the guaA gene encoding glutamine-hydrolyzing GMP synthase: MTKSAFPEQEKIVVLDFGSQYNQLITRRIREFGVYSELHPHTLSAEEIKEMNPKGIIFSGGPNSVYGENAFTCDENIFNLGVPILGICYGMQLITHLFGGKVEKAQHREYGKSTLYVKEDSPLFTKLPKEQTVWMSHGDLVVQTPEGFRVDGTNPSCPIAAMSNPEKDIYAVQFHPEVRHSEYGNDLLKNFVFEICQCKEEWSMENFIDLEVERIRALVGDKRVLCALSGGVDSSVVAALVHKAIGDQLTCMFVDHGLLRKGEAEGVMKTFSEGFHMNVVKIDAKDRFLSKLAGVSDPEQKRKIIGNEFIYVFDDEAAKLEGIDFLAQGTLYTDIIESGTATAQTIKSHHNVGGLPENMKFKLIEPLNTLFKDEVRALGTQLGLPDEIVWRQPFPGPGLAIRILGEVTEEKLKIVRESDAILREEIRNFGLERDVWQYFTVLPGIKSVGVMGDTRTYDHTIGIRAVTSIDGMTSDWARLPWEVLEKISTRIVNEVEHVNRVVYDITSKPPATIEWE, translated from the coding sequence ATGACAAAATCAGCTTTTCCTGAACAGGAAAAAATAGTTGTATTGGATTTTGGAAGCCAGTACAACCAATTAATCACAAGGAGAATTCGTGAATTTGGCGTGTATTCGGAATTACATCCCCATACGCTTTCTGCTGAAGAAATTAAAGAGATGAATCCAAAAGGAATTATCTTTTCTGGAGGACCAAATAGTGTATACGGTGAAAATGCATTTACTTGTGATGAAAATATTTTTAACTTAGGTGTTCCAATTCTCGGTATTTGCTATGGTATGCAGCTTATTACTCACCTTTTTGGCGGTAAGGTGGAAAAAGCCCAGCATCGAGAATATGGAAAATCTACTTTATATGTAAAAGAGGATTCTCCTCTATTTACGAAACTTCCTAAAGAACAAACGGTATGGATGAGCCATGGTGACTTAGTAGTACAAACTCCAGAAGGCTTCCGTGTAGATGGCACGAATCCATCTTGCCCCATTGCAGCGATGAGTAATCCCGAAAAAGATATTTATGCGGTTCAATTCCATCCTGAAGTTCGTCATTCGGAGTACGGCAATGATCTATTGAAAAACTTCGTTTTTGAAATTTGTCAATGCAAAGAGGAATGGTCGATGGAAAACTTCATCGATTTAGAGGTGGAAAGAATCCGTGCGTTAGTGGGAGATAAAAGGGTTCTATGTGCTTTAAGCGGCGGTGTAGACTCCTCAGTCGTGGCGGCATTAGTTCATAAAGCTATTGGGGATCAGCTGACTTGTATGTTTGTCGATCATGGACTATTGCGGAAAGGGGAAGCTGAAGGAGTGATGAAAACATTCTCTGAAGGCTTCCATATGAATGTGGTAAAAATCGATGCAAAAGACCGTTTCTTAAGTAAGCTTGCAGGCGTATCCGATCCTGAACAAAAACGGAAAATCATCGGGAATGAGTTTATTTATGTTTTTGATGATGAAGCAGCCAAGTTAGAAGGAATTGATTTTCTCGCACAAGGTACGCTCTACACCGATATTATTGAGAGCGGGACAGCGACAGCACAAACAATTAAATCACACCATAATGTAGGCGGTTTGCCCGAGAATATGAAATTCAAACTAATTGAACCGCTGAATACCTTATTTAAGGACGAGGTTCGAGCCCTTGGAACCCAATTAGGACTTCCGGATGAAATCGTATGGCGTCAGCCTTTCCCTGGCCCAGGACTGGCGATCCGGATCTTGGGGGAAGTAACAGAAGAAAAATTGAAGATTGTTCGTGAATCTGATGCAATCCTTCGTGAAGAAATTCGTAATTTTGGCTTAGAACGTGATGTTTGGCAATACTTTACCGTCTTGCCAGGGATCAAAAGCGTGGGGGTTATGGGAGACACCAGAACCTATGATCATACGATTGGGATACGTGCTGTAACGTCCATAGATGGAATGACATCTGACTGGGCTCGTCTTCCTTGGGAAGTTCTTGAAAAAATTTCAACCCGAATTGTGAATGAAGTGGAACATGTAAACAGGGTTGTTTATGACATTACTAGTAAGCCGCCAGCTACAATCGAGTGGGAATAA
- a CDS encoding NCS2 family permease, with protein sequence MKKFFQFEELGTNYRREFIGGLTTFLSMAYILAVNPLTLTMADIEGLDESMRMDYGAVFVATALAAAIGTLLMGLIARYPIALAPGMGLNAFFAYTVVLTMGIPWETALTGVLFSGLIFILLTASGLRERIINAIPAELKFAVGAGIGLFITFIGLYNAGIVVNNDATLVGIGDLSDPNALLAIFGLVVTVILMTKGVNGGVFFGIVLTAIVGMIFNLVEPPTQIIGEIPSIAPTFGAALDPFFNGFEGIFTVNMLVVVLTFLFVDFFDTAGTLVAVTNQAGLLKDNKLPRAGKALFADATATVAGAILGTSTTTSYIESSAGVAAGARSGFASVVTAGLFIVSLFFFPLLSIVTPAVTAPALIIVGVLMVASLGKIEWDRFEIAVPAFLTIVAMPLTYSISTGIAIGFIFYPITMIIKGRAKEIHPIMYGLFVVFLLYFIFIA encoded by the coding sequence ATGAAGAAATTTTTCCAATTTGAAGAATTGGGAACGAATTATCGTCGCGAATTCATCGGTGGTTTAACAACATTCTTATCCATGGCTTATATTTTGGCTGTAAACCCGCTGACATTGACAATGGCTGATATTGAAGGGCTGGACGAGTCAATGCGGATGGATTACGGAGCTGTGTTCGTGGCAACTGCCTTGGCAGCAGCAATTGGTACCTTGCTGATGGGGCTTATTGCGAGATATCCAATCGCTCTAGCACCAGGTATGGGATTAAACGCATTTTTTGCTTACACGGTTGTTTTAACGATGGGAATTCCGTGGGAAACAGCTCTTACTGGAGTATTATTTTCAGGTCTGATCTTTATTTTGTTAACAGCTTCAGGTCTTCGTGAGAGAATCATTAACGCAATTCCGGCAGAACTTAAATTTGCAGTTGGTGCAGGTATTGGACTTTTTATAACATTTATTGGACTTTATAATGCAGGAATTGTTGTTAACAATGATGCGACACTTGTTGGTATAGGGGATTTATCAGATCCTAATGCTTTATTAGCTATATTTGGATTAGTTGTTACTGTAATTCTTATGACCAAGGGTGTAAATGGCGGAGTCTTCTTTGGGATTGTTCTTACTGCAATCGTTGGGATGATTTTTAATTTAGTTGAACCTCCTACACAAATCATTGGAGAGATTCCAAGTATAGCCCCAACATTTGGTGCAGCACTGGATCCATTCTTTAATGGGTTCGAAGGTATTTTTACAGTTAACATGCTTGTAGTTGTCCTAACATTCCTTTTCGTAGACTTCTTTGATACAGCAGGAACACTGGTTGCTGTAACAAACCAAGCAGGTCTATTGAAAGATAATAAACTGCCTAGAGCAGGTAAAGCACTTTTTGCAGATGCAACAGCAACAGTTGCAGGTGCTATTTTAGGAACTTCAACTACAACTTCCTATATTGAATCATCAGCAGGAGTAGCCGCTGGCGCTAGATCTGGATTTGCTTCTGTAGTAACGGCCGGATTGTTCATTGTGTCACTATTCTTCTTCCCGTTACTATCAATTGTAACCCCAGCAGTTACCGCACCAGCTTTAATTATTGTCGGGGTATTAATGGTAGCATCTTTAGGCAAAATTGAATGGGATCGTTTTGAAATAGCAGTACCAGCATTTTTAACAATCGTTGCGATGCCACTTACCTATAGTATCTCAACAGGTATTGCAATTGGTTTTATTTTCTATCCGATCACAATGATTATTAAAGGAAGAGCAAAAGAAATTCATCCAATTATGTACGGACTGTTTGTAGTCTTCCTGCTTTACTTTATATTTATTGCGTAA